The following are encoded in a window of Scophthalmus maximus strain ysfricsl-2021 chromosome 6, ASM2237912v1, whole genome shotgun sequence genomic DNA:
- the mtss1 gene encoding protein MTSS 1 isoform X1, translating to MDAGIEKECSALGGLFQLIMNDMKASYPTWEDFVTKGTKLQSQLRTTIVVTGAFLDAFQKVADMATGTRGATKEIGSALTRMCMRHRSIESKLKLFTTALSESLITPLEVKMEEWKKVASQLDKDHAKEYKKARADIKKKSSDTIKLQKKVKKGKDEARGQLDTALQDVNVRYAVLEDTEKRAVCRALIEERARYCGFVTMLKPVLDHEINMLGEVTHLQTILGDLMNLTAEPNKLPPASEQVISDLKGSDFNYAYQTPPASPSSTMSRKSSISSNYQSGSVRHVPSLDSISCAVDGLHIQDSVGFSSQTTAAGGGGRGPENGLLAPPHNAYAHHGERARAMSTSGKPCSARDQLALTLGALNSDAQRSSRDSLHCSSGYSTQTTTPSCSEDTIHSHTVKRDPPLYVDYESISLHGDVDSISLHHLSHGGSQSDFDRSSTIPRNSDLGLQYRKFAQSKRPASTVSLLADHDPIGGSVRQLASHTATIRRKPSSKPAYRRGTISGGVPIPICTPQVPVKALAGNGDDHVFAAPAAIGAGGLVHSKFCTSTQSLSALPPTSSSSASPYYQLVPGQMPIPVPVPTVPSLPAESSIARQHQQRQYQQQPHPHNHQLNIQQQQQQQKQQYYQQPFQHHLSVLQQPQQLQQQHDQYQQQQQLQQQQQHDHYQQQQQQQQLQLQQQLQQQQDQYQQQLQQQQDQYQQQLQQQHDQYQQQQQQQHQAQLPPPAAQGEASRLGHSTQQQAQAPPPSSQHQNPEPLPQDGGGGGGGGGGGGGGNMLSLIRGVTLKRTLTDDRSAPLLPPPTNHK from the exons GACGACCATCGTGGTCACTGGAGCCTTCCTGGATGCTTTTCAGAAGGTGGCAGACATGGCGACTGGGACcagag GTGCCACGAAGGAGATCGGCTCAGCGCTGACCAGGATGTGTATGAGGCACCGCAGCATCGAGTCCAAACTCAAACTGTTCACAAC agCTCTCTCAGAAAGTCTCATCACTCCGCTGGAGGTGAAGATGGAAGAGTGGAAAAAGGTGGCCAGTCAGCTGGACAAAGATCATGCCAAAG agTACAAGAAAGCCAGAGCAGACATCAAGAAGAAATCGTCAGACACCATCAAACTGCAGAAGAAGGTGAAAAAAG GGAAGGACGAGGCGCGGGGACAGCTGGACACGGCGCTGCAGGACGTCAACGTGCGCTACGCCGTGCTGGAGGACACGGAGAAGCGAGCCGTGTGCAGGGCGCTGATAGAGGAGAGAGCGCGCTACTGCGGCTTCGTCACCATGCTGAAGcctgtgctg gacCATGAGATCAACATGCTGGGGGAGGTGACCCACCTGCAGACCATTCTGGGAGATCTGATGAACCTGACAGCCGAGCCAAACAAGCTCCCACCGGCCAGCGAGCAG GTAATTTCAGACCTGAAAGGTTCTGATTTCAACTACGCCTATCAGACGCCTCCGGCCTCTCCGAGTAGCACAATGTCCAGGAAGAGCAGCAtcagcag caaCTACCAGTCTGGATCAGTGAGACACGTTCCCTCCTTGGACTCCATCAGCTGTGCTGTGGATGGACTACACATCCAG GACTCGGTCGGCTTCAGCAGTCAGACGACGGCCgcggggggaggaggcagggggcCGGAGAACGGCCTGTTGGCCCCGCCGCACAACGCCTACGCACACCACGGAGAGAGGGCGCGAGCCATGTCTACGTCTGGgaag CCTTGCTCAGCTCGGGATCAGCTGGCGTTGACTCTGGGTGCGTTGAATTCGGACgcccagaggagcagcagggatTCTCTGCACTGCTCCAGCGGCTACAGCACCCAGACCACTACCCCGTCCTGCTCCGAGGACACCATACACTCACACa CCGTAAAGAGAGACCCTCCCCTCTATG TCGACTACGAGTCCATCTCTCTCCACGGCGACGTCGACTCCATCTCCCTTCACCACCTGTCCCACGGCGGCAGCCAGTCGGATTTCGACCGGTCCTCGACCATCCCGAGGAACTCGGACCTCGGCCTGCAGTACCGGAAGTTCGCCCAGTCCAAGCGGCCCGCCTCCACCGTCAGCCTGCTGGCCGACCACGATCCGATCGGCGGCTCCGTCCGCCAGCTGGCGTCCCACACGGCGACCATCAGGCGCAAGCCGTCGTCCAAGCCGGCGTATCGCAGGGGCACGATCAGCGGCGGGGTGCCCATCCCCATCTGCACCCCGCAGGTCCCTGTCAAGGCCCTCGCCGGAAACGGCGACGATCACGTCTTCGCAGCGCCCGCTGCCATTGGAGCGGGCGGGTTAGTTCACAGTAAATTCTGCACGTCCACGCAGAGCCTCAGCGCCTtaccccccacctcctcctcctccgcctccccttACTACCAGCTGGTCCCAGGTCAGATGCCCATCCCGGTGCCTGTGCCAACTGTACCTTCCCtgccagcagagagcagcattgCCAGGCAGCATCAACAGAGACAGTACCAGCAGCAGCCACATCCGCACAACCATCAACTcaacattcagcagcagcagcagcagcagaagcagcaatATTATCAGCAACCGTTTCAACATCACCTGTCTGTGCTCCAGCAACCCCAgcaactgcaacagcaacatgatcagtatcagcagcagcagcaactgcaacagcaacagcaacatgatcattatcagcagcagcagcagcagcagcaactgcaACTTCAACAgcaactgcaacagcaacaagATCAGTATCAGCAgcaactgcaacagcaacaagATCAGTATCAGCAgcaactgcaacagcaacatgatcagtatcagcaacagcagcagcagcagcaccaggccCAGCTCCCACCCCCTGCTGCCCAGGGAGAGGCCTCCCGTCTGGGCCACAGCACTCAGCAGCAGGCCCAGGCTCCTCCACCCTCCAGCCAGCATCAGAACCCGGAGCCGCTGCCccaggacggaggaggaggaggaggaggaggaggaggaggaggaggaggaaacatgttGAGCCTCATCAGAGGAGTCACGCTCAAACGGACCCTCACCGACGACCGCTCCGCCCCCCTCCTGCCGCCCCCAACCAATCACAAATGA
- the mtss1 gene encoding protein MTSS 1 isoform X2 translates to MDAGIEKECSALGGLFQLIMNDMKASYPTWEDFVTKGTKLQSQLRTTIVVTGAFLDAFQKVADMATGTRGATKEIGSALTRMCMRHRSIESKLKLFTTALSESLITPLEVKMEEWKKVASQLDKDHAKEYKKARADIKKKSSDTIKLQKKVKKGKDEARGQLDTALQDVNVRYAVLEDTEKRAVCRALIEERARYCGFVTMLKPVLDHEINMLGEVTHLQTILGDLMNLTAEPNKLPPASEQVISDLKGSDFNYAYQTPPASPSSTMSRKSSISSNYQSGSVRHVPSLDSISCAVDGLHIQDSVGFSSQTTAAGGGGRGPENGLLAPPHNAYAHHGERARAMSTSGKPCSARDQLALTLGALNSDAQRSSRDSLHCSSGYSTQTTTPSCSEDTIHSHIDYESISLHGDVDSISLHHLSHGGSQSDFDRSSTIPRNSDLGLQYRKFAQSKRPASTVSLLADHDPIGGSVRQLASHTATIRRKPSSKPAYRRGTISGGVPIPICTPQVPVKALAGNGDDHVFAAPAAIGAGGLVHSKFCTSTQSLSALPPTSSSSASPYYQLVPGQMPIPVPVPTVPSLPAESSIARQHQQRQYQQQPHPHNHQLNIQQQQQQQKQQYYQQPFQHHLSVLQQPQQLQQQHDQYQQQQQLQQQQQHDHYQQQQQQQQLQLQQQLQQQQDQYQQQLQQQQDQYQQQLQQQHDQYQQQQQQQHQAQLPPPAAQGEASRLGHSTQQQAQAPPPSSQHQNPEPLPQDGGGGGGGGGGGGGGNMLSLIRGVTLKRTLTDDRSAPLLPPPTNHK, encoded by the exons GACGACCATCGTGGTCACTGGAGCCTTCCTGGATGCTTTTCAGAAGGTGGCAGACATGGCGACTGGGACcagag GTGCCACGAAGGAGATCGGCTCAGCGCTGACCAGGATGTGTATGAGGCACCGCAGCATCGAGTCCAAACTCAAACTGTTCACAAC agCTCTCTCAGAAAGTCTCATCACTCCGCTGGAGGTGAAGATGGAAGAGTGGAAAAAGGTGGCCAGTCAGCTGGACAAAGATCATGCCAAAG agTACAAGAAAGCCAGAGCAGACATCAAGAAGAAATCGTCAGACACCATCAAACTGCAGAAGAAGGTGAAAAAAG GGAAGGACGAGGCGCGGGGACAGCTGGACACGGCGCTGCAGGACGTCAACGTGCGCTACGCCGTGCTGGAGGACACGGAGAAGCGAGCCGTGTGCAGGGCGCTGATAGAGGAGAGAGCGCGCTACTGCGGCTTCGTCACCATGCTGAAGcctgtgctg gacCATGAGATCAACATGCTGGGGGAGGTGACCCACCTGCAGACCATTCTGGGAGATCTGATGAACCTGACAGCCGAGCCAAACAAGCTCCCACCGGCCAGCGAGCAG GTAATTTCAGACCTGAAAGGTTCTGATTTCAACTACGCCTATCAGACGCCTCCGGCCTCTCCGAGTAGCACAATGTCCAGGAAGAGCAGCAtcagcag caaCTACCAGTCTGGATCAGTGAGACACGTTCCCTCCTTGGACTCCATCAGCTGTGCTGTGGATGGACTACACATCCAG GACTCGGTCGGCTTCAGCAGTCAGACGACGGCCgcggggggaggaggcagggggcCGGAGAACGGCCTGTTGGCCCCGCCGCACAACGCCTACGCACACCACGGAGAGAGGGCGCGAGCCATGTCTACGTCTGGgaag CCTTGCTCAGCTCGGGATCAGCTGGCGTTGACTCTGGGTGCGTTGAATTCGGACgcccagaggagcagcagggatTCTCTGCACTGCTCCAGCGGCTACAGCACCCAGACCACTACCCCGTCCTGCTCCGAGGACACCATACACTCACACa TCGACTACGAGTCCATCTCTCTCCACGGCGACGTCGACTCCATCTCCCTTCACCACCTGTCCCACGGCGGCAGCCAGTCGGATTTCGACCGGTCCTCGACCATCCCGAGGAACTCGGACCTCGGCCTGCAGTACCGGAAGTTCGCCCAGTCCAAGCGGCCCGCCTCCACCGTCAGCCTGCTGGCCGACCACGATCCGATCGGCGGCTCCGTCCGCCAGCTGGCGTCCCACACGGCGACCATCAGGCGCAAGCCGTCGTCCAAGCCGGCGTATCGCAGGGGCACGATCAGCGGCGGGGTGCCCATCCCCATCTGCACCCCGCAGGTCCCTGTCAAGGCCCTCGCCGGAAACGGCGACGATCACGTCTTCGCAGCGCCCGCTGCCATTGGAGCGGGCGGGTTAGTTCACAGTAAATTCTGCACGTCCACGCAGAGCCTCAGCGCCTtaccccccacctcctcctcctccgcctccccttACTACCAGCTGGTCCCAGGTCAGATGCCCATCCCGGTGCCTGTGCCAACTGTACCTTCCCtgccagcagagagcagcattgCCAGGCAGCATCAACAGAGACAGTACCAGCAGCAGCCACATCCGCACAACCATCAACTcaacattcagcagcagcagcagcagcagaagcagcaatATTATCAGCAACCGTTTCAACATCACCTGTCTGTGCTCCAGCAACCCCAgcaactgcaacagcaacatgatcagtatcagcagcagcagcaactgcaacagcaacagcaacatgatcattatcagcagcagcagcagcagcagcaactgcaACTTCAACAgcaactgcaacagcaacaagATCAGTATCAGCAgcaactgcaacagcaacaagATCAGTATCAGCAgcaactgcaacagcaacatgatcagtatcagcaacagcagcagcagcagcaccaggccCAGCTCCCACCCCCTGCTGCCCAGGGAGAGGCCTCCCGTCTGGGCCACAGCACTCAGCAGCAGGCCCAGGCTCCTCCACCCTCCAGCCAGCATCAGAACCCGGAGCCGCTGCCccaggacggaggaggaggaggaggaggaggaggaggaggaggaggaggaaacatgttGAGCCTCATCAGAGGAGTCACGCTCAAACGGACCCTCACCGACGACCGCTCCGCCCCCCTCCTGCCGCCCCCAACCAATCACAAATGA